In a genomic window of uncultured Flavobacterium sp.:
- a CDS encoding multicopper oxidase domain-containing protein — MRLHTIIIAFLIAFSANAQKVVRYDLYVRDTIVNFSGKEKRALTVNGQIPMPTLTFTEGDIAEIYVHNELKNEDTALHWHGLFLPNKEDGVPYLTQMPIKPGTTHKYSFPIIQNGTYWYHSHSGLQEQIGLYGLFIINKKKDDPTFRKGIDDLPTIPVILSEWTDLKPENVQRMLHNANDWFAIKKGTTQSYAEAIKKGQFSTKVTNEWKRMNAMDVSDVYYEKFLINGKNEDQLSQFKAGDKVRLRIANGGASSYFWLTYGGGKITVVASDGNDVEPVEVDRLIIAVSETYDIVVTIPEDHKSFAFLATAEDRTGSASLFLGEGTKQPVKHLPKLKYFEGMKMMNDMMKMNGEMNDMGMKMSLNKMDMNAVMYPEISGEDESAKTEDHSMHNMEGMKMDDMKMSSDSTETAEITTLNYGMLKSPTVTTLPKDAPVKELRFELSGNMNRYVWSLDNKVVSETDKILIKKGENVRITLYNGSMMRHPMHLHGHDFRIINEHGEYSPLKNVIDIMPMETDTIEFQANADGDWFFHCHILYHMMAGMGRIFTYENSAPNPLIHHPEMAYKMLKMDDRMFHFMAENDFASNGNDGEAMFSNTRWSIGTEWRLGYNNEHGYETETHIGRYIGKMQWFMPFIGFDWRYRRMGMDEQEQNMFGQKNTKDNRSVFSAGMEYTLPMLVKAQVEVYTDGNVRVQFERKDIPLARRLRMNLMWNTDKEYMAGLKYIVGRNFGITTHYDSDMGVGFGLNLNY; from the coding sequence ATGAGACTACATACTATTATAATTGCCTTTTTGATTGCCTTTAGTGCAAATGCTCAAAAAGTAGTTCGTTACGATTTATACGTTCGCGATACGATTGTTAATTTTTCGGGAAAAGAAAAACGCGCACTTACCGTGAATGGTCAAATCCCAATGCCAACTTTGACTTTTACTGAAGGTGATATTGCGGAAATTTATGTTCATAACGAATTAAAAAACGAAGATACAGCGTTGCATTGGCACGGATTATTTCTTCCAAATAAAGAAGATGGTGTTCCGTATTTAACGCAAATGCCAATTAAACCAGGAACAACACATAAATATAGTTTCCCAATTATTCAAAACGGAACTTATTGGTATCACAGCCATTCGGGATTGCAGGAACAAATAGGTTTGTATGGACTTTTTATTATTAATAAGAAGAAAGACGATCCTACTTTTAGAAAAGGAATTGATGATTTACCAACAATTCCGGTTATTCTAAGCGAATGGACAGATCTAAAACCTGAGAATGTTCAGCGAATGTTGCACAATGCCAACGATTGGTTTGCCATAAAAAAAGGAACGACTCAAAGTTATGCCGAAGCAATCAAGAAAGGACAATTCTCGACAAAAGTCACCAACGAATGGAAACGCATGAATGCCATGGATGTGAGTGATGTATATTATGAGAAGTTTTTAATTAACGGAAAAAATGAAGATCAGCTTTCGCAATTTAAAGCGGGCGATAAAGTCAGATTGCGAATTGCAAACGGTGGCGCTTCAAGTTATTTCTGGCTGACTTATGGCGGCGGAAAAATAACGGTTGTTGCCAGCGACGGAAACGATGTTGAACCTGTAGAAGTTGACAGATTGATTATTGCGGTTTCTGAAACTTATGACATTGTTGTCACAATTCCTGAAGATCATAAATCGTTTGCTTTTTTGGCTACAGCCGAAGACAGAACTGGATCTGCTTCATTATTTTTAGGCGAAGGAACGAAACAGCCAGTCAAACATCTTCCAAAATTGAAATATTTTGAAGGAATGAAAATGATGAATGATATGATGAAGATGAACGGCGAAATGAACGATATGGGGATGAAAATGTCTCTGAACAAAATGGACATGAATGCTGTGATGTATCCTGAAATTTCGGGTGAAGACGAATCTGCAAAAACCGAAGATCATTCGATGCATAATATGGAAGGCATGAAAATGGACGATATGAAAATGTCAAGTGATTCTACAGAAACTGCCGAAATTACGACTTTGAATTACGGAATGTTGAAATCTCCAACCGTGACAACTTTACCAAAAGACGCTCCTGTAAAAGAATTACGTTTTGAATTGTCCGGAAATATGAATCGTTATGTTTGGAGTTTAGACAACAAAGTAGTTTCTGAAACGGATAAAATCTTAATCAAAAAAGGCGAAAACGTTCGTATTACATTATATAATGGTTCGATGATGCGTCACCCAATGCATTTGCACGGTCACGATTTCAGGATTATTAATGAACATGGCGAATATTCTCCGCTTAAAAATGTGATCGATATTATGCCAATGGAAACCGATACAATCGAGTTTCAGGCTAATGCCGATGGCGATTGGTTTTTTCATTGTCACATATTATATCATATGATGGCGGGAATGGGACGTATTTTTACTTATGAAAATTCAGCTCCAAATCCGTTGATTCATCATCCTGAAATGGCGTACAAAATGCTAAAAATGGACGATCGAATGTTTCATTTTATGGCTGAGAATGATTTTGCTTCAAACGGAAATGACGGTGAAGCAATGTTCAGCAACACGCGTTGGAGCATTGGAACGGAATGGAGATTGGGTTATAACAATGAACACGGTTACGAAACCGAAACGCACATTGGTAGATATATTGGCAAAATGCAATGGTTTATGCCATTTATAGGTTTCGATTGGCGTTATCGAAGAATGGGAATGGACGAACAGGAACAAAATATGTTCGGACAAAAGAATACCAAAGACAATCGTTCGGTTTTTAGTGCCGGTATGGAATATACTTTGCCAATGCTTGTAAAAGCGCAAGTTGAGGTTTACACCGATGGAAATGTAAGGGTTCAATTCGAGCGAAAAGATATTCCGCTTGCCAGACGTTTACGAATGAACTTAATGTGGAATACGGATAAGGAATATATGGCGGGTCTAAAATATATCGTTGGCAGAAACTTTGGAATTACCACGCATTATGACAGTGATATGGGAGTTGGCTTTGGATTGAATCTGAATTATTAA
- a CDS encoding DUF4442 domain-containing protein: protein MAISVSKLNKFVLFKLPSAYICGVRVKAIDDDRCVVSVKHRWINQNPFNSMYFAVQAMAAELTTGALVISQIQQSGKKISMLVANNKGNFTKKATGRITFVCNDGHLIAEAIQRTIATGEGQTFWMKSIGTNEEGVQVSEMDFEWSVRIK from the coding sequence ATGGCAATTTCAGTTTCCAAACTCAATAAATTTGTATTATTCAAATTACCCTCAGCATACATTTGCGGTGTACGCGTAAAAGCAATCGACGACGACAGATGCGTCGTAAGCGTAAAACACAGATGGATTAATCAGAATCCTTTTAATTCGATGTACTTTGCAGTTCAGGCAATGGCAGCCGAATTAACAACTGGAGCATTAGTAATTTCTCAAATTCAGCAAAGCGGAAAAAAAATCTCAATGTTGGTTGCCAATAATAAAGGAAACTTCACCAAAAAAGCTACCGGAAGAATAACATTCGTTTGTAACGACGGACATTTAATCGCCGAAGCAATCCAAAGAACAATCGCAACAGGCGAGGGACAAACTTTCTGGATGAAATCTATTGGAACAAATGAAGAAGGTGTTCAGGTTTCAGAAATGGATTTTGAATGGAGCGTAAGAATTAAATAA
- a CDS encoding DUF4870 domain-containing protein — protein sequence METTTPLIMETSSEKNTATFTHLSTLSQYIIPFGNYIFPILIWTSYKDKSEFVNHHGKQALNFQLSVLLYTLILALIAIPVFIAVIFQNLPMEAVFNDDDFYIRNINFQGNIGLLTIGATAVVLFGLLKFVEFFLVIYASIKASNGELYKYPLTIPFIK from the coding sequence ATGGAAACAACAACACCACTCATCATGGAAACATCATCAGAAAAGAACACTGCAACGTTCACACATTTAAGTACTTTGAGTCAATATATTATTCCGTTTGGGAATTATATTTTTCCAATATTGATCTGGACGAGTTACAAAGACAAATCGGAATTTGTAAATCACCACGGAAAACAAGCACTGAATTTTCAGTTAAGCGTATTGCTTTATACTTTGATTTTGGCTTTGATCGCAATTCCGGTTTTTATAGCTGTCATTTTTCAAAATCTTCCAATGGAAGCTGTTTTTAACGATGACGATTTCTATATCAGAAATATTAATTTTCAAGGAAACATTGGATTATTAACTATTGGAGCAACGGCTGTAGTACTTTTTGGATTATTAAAATTTGTTGAATTCTTTTTAGTGATTTATGCTTCGATAAAAGCTTCAAACGGAGAATTGTATAAATATCCGCTTACGATTCCTTTTATAAAGTAA
- a CDS encoding PadR family transcriptional regulator, with translation MNIENTKAQMRKGVLEFCILSVLKEKDAYTSEILDTLKNAKLLVVEGTVYPLLTRLKNDGLLNYRWEESTSGPPRKYYGLTEIGQTFLKELSGTWTELSDAVNLITNQNQ, from the coding sequence ATGAACATTGAAAACACAAAAGCACAGATGCGCAAAGGTGTTCTTGAGTTTTGCATCTTATCAGTATTGAAAGAAAAAGACGCTTATACATCAGAGATATTAGACACTTTAAAAAACGCAAAATTACTAGTTGTTGAGGGAACAGTTTACCCGCTTTTGACTAGGCTGAAAAACGACGGTTTGCTTAATTATCGTTGGGAAGAATCGACCTCTGGGCCACCACGAAAATATTATGGATTAACCGAAATAGGACAAACATTTTTAAAAGAACTTAGCGGAACCTGGACAGAATTGTCTGACGCCGTAAATCTAATCACCAATCAAAATCAATAA
- a CDS encoding PspC domain-containing protein, whose translation MNKTVNINLGGMFFHIDEDAYLKLTRYFDAIKRSLNNSSGQDEIIKDIEMRVSELLTEKQKSEKHVVGLKDVDEVITVMGQPEDYIIEDEEKPNQSFNDYGTRKHKKLYRDKEKGMIGGVATGLGHYFGIDAVWIKILFLVFVFAGFGTGILAYFVLWVVTPEAITTSEKLEMTGEPVTISNIEKKVREEIENLSEKFKNADYDAMGNQVKSGAERISSSFGDFVMTVFKIFAKFLGVILIMSGISVLIALLIGVFTLGTNIFINFPWQNFVEAGNFTDYPIWSFGLLMFFAIGIPFFFLTLLGFKLLSPNLKSIGNITKYTLLAIWIIAIAIAISIGIKQATELSYDNKTIEKKEISAGVTDTLYVKFRYNDYYAKSLNQHRDFEFVQDSANNQLIYSTDVRLHVLHTDKATAYLQIEKSARGNSFVNARQRAEKINYKYQINGNHLVLDNYFLTDVKNKFRGQEVDVYLYLPEGQLFKPDASVQEYDDSDNDFFNLHFSGNYNYKVEGSKIKCLNCPAEENEYNDGDNDADNDYEYDNEGRIINNDTVKEVSIKINGKEVLNGKKTSGKLTTDKNGVIIKIN comes from the coding sequence ATGAACAAAACAGTAAATATTAACTTAGGCGGTATGTTTTTTCACATCGATGAAGACGCATATTTAAAATTGACACGCTATTTTGACGCTATAAAACGATCACTTAACAACTCGTCTGGTCAGGATGAAATTATTAAAGATATCGAAATGCGTGTTTCTGAATTATTAACAGAAAAACAAAAAAGCGAGAAACATGTTGTAGGCTTAAAAGACGTTGACGAAGTGATTACGGTTATGGGACAACCTGAGGACTACATTATTGAGGACGAAGAAAAACCAAATCAGTCTTTTAATGATTACGGTACAAGAAAACATAAAAAATTATACCGTGATAAAGAAAAAGGTATGATTGGTGGTGTTGCAACTGGTTTAGGACATTATTTTGGAATTGACGCTGTTTGGATTAAAATCCTATTCTTAGTATTTGTTTTTGCAGGTTTTGGAACAGGTATCTTAGCATATTTCGTTCTTTGGGTTGTAACTCCGGAAGCGATTACAACTTCTGAAAAACTTGAAATGACTGGAGAACCGGTTACAATTTCGAACATCGAGAAAAAAGTTCGTGAAGAGATTGAAAACTTATCTGAGAAATTCAAAAATGCAGATTATGATGCAATGGGAAACCAAGTAAAGTCGGGAGCTGAGAGAATAAGTAGTTCATTTGGAGACTTTGTTATGACGGTTTTTAAAATCTTTGCTAAATTTTTAGGAGTAATCTTAATCATGTCAGGGATTAGTGTTTTGATCGCATTATTGATTGGAGTTTTTACTTTGGGGACCAATATCTTTATTAATTTTCCTTGGCAAAATTTTGTTGAAGCCGGAAACTTTACTGATTATCCAATCTGGTCATTTGGTTTATTAATGTTCTTTGCAATTGGAATTCCGTTTTTCTTTTTGACTCTTTTAGGTTTCAAATTACTATCTCCAAACTTAAAATCAATTGGAAACATAACAAAATATACTTTGTTGGCAATCTGGATTATTGCGATTGCAATTGCAATTAGTATTGGAATCAAACAAGCAACGGAACTTTCTTATGACAACAAAACGATTGAGAAAAAAGAAATTAGCGCTGGTGTAACAGATACTCTTTATGTAAAATTCAGATACAATGATTACTACGCTAAAAGCCTTAATCAACATAGAGATTTTGAATTTGTTCAGGATTCTGCAAACAATCAATTGATTTATTCTACTGACGTTCGTTTACATGTTTTGCATACTGATAAAGCAACTGCTTATTTACAAATAGAAAAAAGTGCAAGAGGAAATTCTTTTGTGAATGCAAGACAAAGAGCTGAAAAAATTAACTATAAATACCAAATCAACGGTAATCATTTAGTTCTTGATAATTACTTTTTGACAGATGTAAAAAACAAATTTAGAGGTCAGGAAGTTGATGTATATTTGTACTTACCAGAAGGACAATTGTTTAAACCAGATGCTTCGGTTCAGGAATATGATGACTCTGACAATGATTTTTTCAACTTACACTTTAGCGGAAACTATAACTATAAAGTTGAAGGATCTAAAATTAAATGTCTAAACTGTCCTGCAGAAGAAAATGAATATAATGATGGTGACAACGATGCAGACAATGATTATGAATACGACAATGAAGGCAGAATAATCAACAACGATACTGTAAAAGAAGTATCGATTAAAATAAATGGAAAAGAAGTTTTAAACGGAAAAAAAACATCAGGAAAATTAACCACTGATAAAAACGGAGTTATAATCAAAATCAACTAA
- a CDS encoding head GIN domain-containing protein: MIKIIIHITKLIVVTITALLFASCNLNMNTIEGSGNVTTEKRIVQGDFKNIRVSNAIDLVIEQSDSTSITVEADDNLQKEIETKVENGTLVIRCKFSSFRNISQKKVTVKMPVINKIEASSAASVASKNVIQGQDIELETSSAATMDVNVESDNISCITSSGSSITIEGKALKTIARASSGSSVNAGKLLANEIEADASSGGDLKVHPILSLKAGASSGGSINYNSIPKSIEKTASSGGSISQG, encoded by the coding sequence ATGATAAAAATAATCATTCATATTACGAAATTAATTGTTGTTACAATAACCGCATTATTATTTGCCTCATGTAATTTAAACATGAATACTATTGAAGGAAGTGGAAATGTAACAACGGAAAAAAGAATTGTTCAGGGAGATTTTAAAAATATCAGAGTGAGCAATGCGATCGATTTAGTTATCGAACAATCTGATTCTACTTCAATTACTGTAGAAGCCGATGATAACTTGCAGAAAGAAATTGAAACTAAGGTTGAAAATGGAACTTTGGTAATTAGATGTAAATTCAGTTCTTTCCGTAACATTTCTCAAAAAAAGGTAACTGTTAAAATGCCTGTTATTAATAAAATAGAAGCTTCAAGTGCTGCTTCTGTAGCGAGTAAAAATGTTATTCAGGGACAAGATATAGAATTAGAAACATCAAGTGCCGCAACAATGGATGTAAATGTAGAATCAGATAACATTTCATGTATAACAAGCAGCGGAAGTTCTATTACAATTGAAGGAAAAGCATTAAAAACAATTGCCAGAGCTTCAAGCGGATCTAGTGTAAATGCCGGAAAATTACTGGCAAATGAAATTGAGGCAGATGCATCAAGCGGTGGCGATCTTAAAGTTCACCCTATTTTGAGTCTGAAAGCTGGTGCATCAAGTGGAGGAAGTATTAATTATAATAGTATTCCGAAATCAATTGAAAAAACTGCTAGTTCAGGAGGAAGCATCAGTCAGGGCTAA
- a CDS encoding DUF2807 domain-containing protein has protein sequence MKKHAALILLLLVTTLTFAQKREKIKGSKIVTVSQKEVGDFDAIEVDDNLEVYLEKGEKNEIKIEADDNLHDIIGMDLRDKTLRLYTSKESTIFKKLSVRVTYTSSLKKVIAKNDAIVYAIQEVILDDITFNSVDFSKLFLNVNAKKFSLVADDKSRTELNLKSDDASLQLSKYAAIKSLVSAIKFKCDLYQKSNAAIEGIAEKATIRLDNNSIFTGTKFTLKDANVTAESYSVGSILAETTVSLAIGDKAELSLFGNPAVQLTRFSEEAKLFKKIK, from the coding sequence ATGAAAAAACATGCAGCCCTAATCCTATTATTACTAGTTACAACATTAACTTTTGCTCAAAAAAGAGAAAAAATAAAAGGTTCTAAAATTGTTACTGTATCTCAAAAAGAAGTTGGTGATTTTGATGCTATCGAAGTCGATGATAATCTGGAAGTTTATTTGGAAAAAGGAGAAAAAAACGAAATTAAAATTGAAGCCGATGATAATTTACACGATATCATTGGAATGGATTTAAGAGATAAAACACTTCGCTTATATACTTCGAAAGAAAGTACAATCTTTAAAAAACTTAGCGTACGTGTAACCTACACAAGTTCATTAAAGAAAGTAATTGCCAAAAATGACGCTATAGTTTATGCTATTCAGGAAGTTATATTAGACGATATTACTTTTAATAGTGTTGATTTTTCTAAATTGTTTTTGAACGTAAATGCTAAAAAATTCTCTTTAGTAGCTGATGATAAATCAAGAACAGAATTGAATTTAAAATCTGATGATGCGAGTTTACAATTGAGTAAATATGCTGCTATCAAATCATTAGTTTCAGCAATAAAATTCAAATGTGATTTATATCAAAAATCAAATGCTGCTATTGAAGGAATTGCAGAAAAAGCAACTATACGTTTAGACAATAATTCAATTTTTACAGGAACAAAATTCACGCTGAAAGACGCAAACGTTACTGCCGAAAGTTATTCTGTTGGTAGTATTTTAGCCGAAACTACAGTTTCATTAGCAATTGGAGACAAAGCTGAACTTTCTCTTTTTGGAAATCCGGCGGTTCAATTAACCCGTTTCTCTGAAGAAGCAAAACTTTTTAAGAAGATAAAATAA